In Plasmodium relictum strain SGS1 genome assembly, chromosome: 7, the genomic stretch tacataaaaaaaatatatatatatacaccaACTTTAATAAATCTGAAGaaatgttttatttaaacTATTAATAaccttaaatatataaatgtattttatttgtGTATCTGTTTACTTCAAAACTCTctctctatatatatatatacaattatCTTGaattcatatataatttaaatataaaaaaaaattataaattatgtaATGCTTTAatgtttataaaatatattcattcacaaaatttttcaaaaaaataaaataaaataaaataaagaattaaaatcatttcatattttttgataGAAATGATGATGCaccaataaaaataattaatgaaCCTATAAGTAAACCAACAGTACCAACAATTTTAACAAAGGTATCTTTATTTCCCATAGGGCCACTTGCAGGAATATCTATTAATTCAACCTTTGGTAAAGAGGAAACATATTGTaaagaatttaatttatcaagacctctttttgtttttaaattagTTTTATGTGTATAAATAACATCACCTTTTTTACTACTAATAAATTTTGTAACAATGCCATTGTTAGTTAATTCATGTAAACAAAAACCTATATCATTACTAAAAAAGACAGAATTAGATGATTTAATAGCTGGTTTTCCACTTGCCACAGCACCTGATCCACATGTTATGTGTGCAATATCATCATCCTCTATCACTTCCATATTATTGTCATGACCAGCAATATATAAATCTACTTgagcatcttttaataatggTAATAAGTAATATGCTAAATAGGAATTTCCTCTTGATGATCCAGAAGAATAAATTGGCTGATCGCCTATTACAATTATGAAATCAGCAATTTTTTTTGCTACAGATAATTGAGATTTCAGATCATCCCATGCTCTTTcgtgaatatttttataaggaAAATTTGCTGATAAGATCCATgtatcaataaaaataaaagctgAAGCCATATCTTTATGACCAGTTTTAACTATTGATGGGCCTGTTGAAACAGTAAAATGTGTAAAGTAGTGATACCAATAATTTGGGATAATCCATTTAGGATATTCAGTTGcatcttcttctttttcaataGTGGTTTGTCCGTCTTTTTCTACATATATCCCTTGTCCTTTTAATACTTCGGAGTTATAATTACCTGCCCAGTCACGTGATCCTAATACTGTAAAGAAGGGCATATACATACTTCCATTTTCTTCTGCATATACGTCTTCATATAAACTTTTCCATGCAGGATCATTTAATCCTTTTACACCatctaaaaaattagaaCCTGGGCTTACTATAAATGTTACTcgttcatttttaatatattgttTTAGATATTTTGCATTTAATAATTGAGATTTTGATTCTTTTCCCCAATCACCCAAGGATGCAAAACGTAATTGACATTGTATTTGGTAAATGGTTATAAAGAACAAGACAAAAAAAACATTGAACACTGTTTTACAAACATTCATATTTtgtgaattaaaaataaaaaaaaaaatataaaaaaaataaaataaatatatatgatgatattataaagaaatattttatgtattaattataccaaaaaaaaaaagtaaaataaaataaaataaaataaataaataaataaataaataaataaataaaataaaataaaataaaataaaataattaaaatgtggaaattattttttttaatttatgatAGTGTATTTATCAAGAAATAAcctaatattaatatatggAACAATAAATTCCCGTTCACACTAATTTTTAgcattcaaaaaaaaaaatgcatattTCAAGTAAACGAAATTGTACACacaaaatagaaaaaaaaaaaaattaataacaaatatagtaaaaataacaatatattattaataaatatgaattcAATTGCAacactatttttttttttttttttttaaatataatatatatatatatacatatatacaagtaatatatacataatatgtatacatatattatgtatatatacaagtaattatatatatataatatatatatgttttttatattatttaaatatttttattgaatatatttatcaATTAATCTAATTTtccttattaattttttttaataatttacttCACACACATAAATGCCCCAAACGCacaaaaattttctattttatatatgtgattaataagaaatattatatataatgctTACGCTGATAAAGATATGAATTATTTTGGAATAATTCCATTATAAAAGTTTACATTATCTCGcagaaaattaatataaaataaaaaaaaaaagaatctaTTAgagatttttttatttttattcttactgctttgctttatttttttttcaaaagatttttttttttcatttactatattttaaaaaatatttttactccACAATTTCaaagaataaaatagtaaggaaaaaaaaaaattacgcTTAAAGGGAATTATAGTGCACTATAATGAATACTATAAATTTAGTATAAAAAACACTATAAAATATCGacagaaaattaaaaataaaaataaataataaaattaaaaattcctTGTATTTGTAAGATAAAATAACTAAAAGATAAGAAAcaatgtaaattttttatagtgtttttgtaattttacattttctaaatatagacaaaaaaaatatattaattttttctttaaaatttgtATAAATTAGGAACAATAAAGGAAAATttgaacatatatatatatatatatttatataaatttataaatatatatttttttttttttatattcaaaatGAGACTTCtaaattgttttttattaactaatATAAATCCTAATGTATAATTTCGATTAtgatttttacattttcttttttatacatGTTATttacaaatgaaaaaatacttttaatttatatagaaaatcagtaaaagaaaaataaaaaaaaaaaataaaagaaaccacatattaatatatataagtgtaatttaaaattttactaGCAATACTTAAAATTCTATTTAAACggcattttattttcttttgtatatatttcttaataattaattttaaagcgccaattttaatattatttaagtttcttattaataatgaagatattatttttcacttttaagggatatttctttatataaattttaataaagttTTTCAAAAAGTATACACAAATTAGTAAGTTTAATGAAATGTAAAGAGAACTTTATTGTCTCCTTTTATAACCTTTCACTTTTAAGTGTTATCctcattattatttcatataccattaaatatttctttgtatataaaatacagtaaaattatttaataattacaaGTGTTTACATTTTAttgaaatttaataaattcttttaataatatttaattcatataGTCCTGGTGGGGTTTCAAAATGAAATTACTTGTAAATTACTCtccataaaaataatataattttgataaatGCAATTATACAATGCTGTACTAAATCACATTTGATTTGAACATCTATtggattttaaaaaagaatatatattttaaaaagaattctAACTTTtcatatgaaaaaagaatGCAATGATTtcctttaaaaatatagatcttcattaaaaaattaaaattgagGAATATTCATTGCAATAATTAaaacttttaaatattttatattttaaagtgAGAtacatgaaaaaaatatattaaaaatatagcatattcttttttttttaatatactttttacATTAAAAGTATGCAGAGgtttgaaaaattataaactGGTAAAAGaatgtaaaaataacataattttataattaatgactgaaaaaaaaaaaaaaaaaaaaaatgcaaattAAAGGATGCATCAATTACGTCATTCAGGCACTGAATTGCACATACAagtatacataaatatatatatatatgttgaTTCATTGAAGATATATAACAACAATTGTACATCTATCTTTAGtagaaattttttcataaaaaagttatgaattttttaaataatagaaCTTACAAAATATAGAGGTTAATgtattgaaaatattattttattcaaaaagaaaattgtttattcaaatattttttctatagcAAGCTAAAATGCCTGAAGtaagaaaacaaaatatgcatactgtattttttaaagtatttaTCTTTCTCTATATATGTATATCTATCTTAAACtaggaaaaaaaagaggaaaaCAAAATTAAGCCTATAAATGTGGTGgcaaaaaatgataaattattaaatgtaAAACCAAAAACTCCATATggtaatatattatttttttttgctattttttaatttttaattctttctAGTTTCATTTTGATTAATGTTCATAATTATTTCAGGAGCAAATCAAATGTTATATATGACCTTATCAGAAAgtcttaaatataaatataacaaaaaaataagatatttAACAAAAGAAGAggtatatttaatatataaattttattgtaAAGAGtttaacttaatttttttttttaatataaaatattatagaatatttagaataaattcattttattatgtatattttttctataatattacttttttttatatgcagtatatattaatttttctattatatttaaaatatatctttttttcaactgttttcttatttttatatacctACTTCACAGGTAGCAGAACATAATAAAGAAGATGATGCATggataatatataaaaataaggtATATGATATAACTTTATATCTGAAACATCATCCTGGAGGTAAATAATATAACA encodes the following:
- the GAP50 gene encoding glideosome-associated protein 50, putative, giving the protein MNVCKTVFNVFFVLFFITIYQIQCQLRFASLGDWGKESKSQLLNAKYLKQYIKNERVTFIVSPGSNFLDGVKGLNDPAWKSLYEDVYAEENGSMYMPFFTVLGSRDWAGNYNSEVLKGQGIYVEKDGQTTIEKEEDATEYPKWIIPNYWYHYFTHFTVSTGPSIVKTGHKDMASAFIFIDTWILSANFPYKNIHERAWDDLKSQLSVAKKIADFIIVIGDQPIYSSGSSRGNSYLAYYLLPLLKDAQVDLYIAGHDNNMEVIEDDDIAHITCGSGAVASGKPAIKSSNSVFFSNDIGFCLHELTNNGIVTKFISSKKGDVIYTHKTNLKTKRGLDKLNSLQYVSSLPKVELIDIPASGPMGNKDTFVKIVGTVGLLIGSLIIFIGASSFLSKNMK
- a CDS encoding cytochrome b5-like heme/steroid binding protein, putative, with amino-acid sequence MPEEKKEENKIKPINVVAKNDKLLNVKPKTPYGANQMLYMTLSESLKYKYNKKIRYLTKEEVAEHNKEDDAWIIYKNKVYDITLYLKHHPGGKKILLNESGKDITEFVLKFHPWVNVEEILKHTFIGYVKDK